A part of Perca fluviatilis chromosome 15, GENO_Pfluv_1.0, whole genome shotgun sequence genomic DNA contains:
- the si:ch211-198p11.6 gene encoding keratin-associated protein 4-8, which translates to MQVLPIWELSIPLPAVLMITLSLYMIFLGIGLWIRSCLKDRCSSECCDCCPNISVCDQCFRFAEMCDCRLPTVRTCRAVSCPSPSCAKWDCACTCQPPECDSCNCLCFEIRIK; encoded by the exons ATGCAG GTGTTGCCTATTTGGGAGCTTTCCATCCCTCTCCCAGCAGTGCTGATGATTACTCTGAGTCTCTACATGATCTTCCTGGGGATCGGGCTGTGGATCCGATCCTGCCTCAAG GACCGTTGTTCTTCAGAGTGTTGTGACTGCTGTCCAAACATTTCCGTATGTGACCAGTGCTTCAGATTTGCGGAAATGTGTGACTGTCGCCTGCCAACCGTGCGCACATGTCGGGCCGTTTCGTGCCCGTCTCCTTCT TGTGCCAAATGGGACTGTGCCTGCACCTGTCAGCCTCCGGAGTGTGACTCCTGCAACTGCCTCTGCTTCGAGATACGGATCAAGTAG
- the LOC120575224 gene encoding eukaryotic translation initiation factor 1b, which yields MSDIQNLQTFDPFADATKGDDRLPAGTEDYIHIRIQQRNGRKTLTTVQGIATDYDKKKLVKAFKKKFACNGTVIEHPEYGEVIQLQGDQRKNICQFLIEIDLAKEEQLKVHGF from the exons ATGTCCGATATCCAGAACCTCCAAACTTTTG ACCCCTTTGCTGATGCAACTAAGGGTGATGACCGCCTCCCAGCTGGGACAGAGGACTATATCCACATAAGAATCCAACAGCGGAACGGCAGGAAGACCCTCACCACTGTCCAGGGCATTGCCACTGACTATGACAAGAAGAAGCTAGTCAAGGCCTTCAAGAAG AAGTTTGCTTGCAATGGGACAGTGATTGAGCACCCAGAGTATGGTGAAGTGATCCAGCTTCAGGGAGACCAACGCAAGAATATCTGCCAGTTCCTCATTGAG ATTGACCTGGCCAAGGAGGAGCAGCTCAAAGTCCACGGCTTCTAG
- the srsf2b gene encoding serine/arginine-rich splicing factor 2b isoform X2: MSYGRPPPDVDGMTSLKVDNLTYRTSPETLRRVFEKYGRVGDVYIPRDRYTKESRGFAFVRFHDKRDAEDAMDAMDGALLDGRELRVQMARYGRPPDSHYGGSGGGGGGGGGGGGGGGGRRGGQTRRYGGHGRRSRSPRHRRRSRSRSRSRSRSRSRSRYSRSRSRSYSRSKSHSPRNKKAKSPSRSRSRSRSRSKSKSKSKSKSKSKSRSRSPSYKRSSRSRSKSQPKSAAENGGETP, translated from the exons ATGAGTTACGGTAGGCCTCCGCCAGACGTCGACGGCATGACTTCACTCAAAGTGGACAACTTAACGTACCGAACTTCGCCCGAAACCCTCAGACGCGTGTTCGAAAAGTATGGCCGTGTAGGGGACGTTTATATTCCCCGAGACCGTTACACGAAAGAAAGTCGGGGTTTCGCTTTTGTGCGGTTCCACGACAAGCGTGACGCCGAGGACGCAATGGACGCCATGGATGGCGCGCTCCTGGATGGACGGGAGCTGCGAGTCCAAATGGCCCGCTACGGAAGACCCCCCGATTCTCACTACGGcggtagtggtggtggtggcggcgGCGGAGGAGGCGGCGGAGGCGGTGGAGGAGGCCGGCGCGGAGGGCAGACCAGGAGGTACGGCGGCCATGGACGCAGAAGCAGAAG CCCGAGACACAGAAGACGCAGCAGATCCCGCAGCAGGAGCCGCTCTCGTTCCCGAAGCCGATCCCGCTACAGCAGATCCAGGTCCCGCTCCTACTCCCGATCCAAGTCTCATTCTCCCAGGAACAAGAAGGCCAAGTCCCCGTCTCGTTCCAGATCTAGATCCAGGTCCCGGTCcaagtctaagtctaagtccaagtctaagtctaagtccAAGTCCAGGTCCAGAAGCCCTTCCTACAAAAGAAGTTCCAGGTCGAGATCTAAAAGCCAGCCCAAGTCAGCAGCAGAAAATGGAGGCGAAACCCCGTAG
- the srsf2b gene encoding serine/arginine-rich splicing factor 2b isoform X1, whose translation MSYGRPPPDVDGMTSLKVDNLTYRTSPETLRRVFEKYGRVGDVYIPRDRYTKESRGFAFVRFHDKRDAEDAMDAMDGALLDGRELRVQMARYGRPPDSHYGGSGGGGGGGGGGGGGGGGRRGGQTRRYGGHGRRSRSSSPSPRHRRRSRSRSRSRSRSRSRSRYSRSRSRSYSRSKSHSPRNKKAKSPSRSRSRSRSRSKSKSKSKSKSKSKSRSRSPSYKRSSRSRSKSQPKSAAENGGETP comes from the exons ATGAGTTACGGTAGGCCTCCGCCAGACGTCGACGGCATGACTTCACTCAAAGTGGACAACTTAACGTACCGAACTTCGCCCGAAACCCTCAGACGCGTGTTCGAAAAGTATGGCCGTGTAGGGGACGTTTATATTCCCCGAGACCGTTACACGAAAGAAAGTCGGGGTTTCGCTTTTGTGCGGTTCCACGACAAGCGTGACGCCGAGGACGCAATGGACGCCATGGATGGCGCGCTCCTGGATGGACGGGAGCTGCGAGTCCAAATGGCCCGCTACGGAAGACCCCCCGATTCTCACTACGGcggtagtggtggtggtggcggcgGCGGAGGAGGCGGCGGAGGCGGTGGAGGAGGCCGGCGCGGAGGGCAGACCAGGAGGTACGGCGGCCATGGACGCAGAAGCAGAAG CTCTTCCCCCAGCCCGAGACACAGAAGACGCAGCAGATCCCGCAGCAGGAGCCGCTCTCGTTCCCGAAGCCGATCCCGCTACAGCAGATCCAGGTCCCGCTCCTACTCCCGATCCAAGTCTCATTCTCCCAGGAACAAGAAGGCCAAGTCCCCGTCTCGTTCCAGATCTAGATCCAGGTCCCGGTCcaagtctaagtctaagtccaagtctaagtctaagtccAAGTCCAGGTCCAGAAGCCCTTCCTACAAAAGAAGTTCCAGGTCGAGATCTAAAAGCCAGCCCAAGTCAGCAGCAGAAAATGGAGGCGAAACCCCGTAG